The following proteins come from a genomic window of Rattus norvegicus strain BN/NHsdMcwi chromosome 8, GRCr8, whole genome shotgun sequence:
- the Or7e176 gene encoding olfactory receptor Olr1185 isoform X1 — MSLSDNPELQPILFVLFLSFYMVTVLGNLLIILAVSSDFHLHTPMYFFLSNLSWSDICLISTTVPKMIWDIRTQSRVISYAGCLTQMSMFIIFGCMDSMLLTVMAYDRFVAICHPLNYNIIMNPNLCALLLLASVLASLVDSQVHNLIVLQFTYFNDMEISNFFCEPSQLLNLKCSEMFTKNIVIRFIGVFFGLFSTSGIIFSYYKIVSSILRIPSTEGKYKAFSTCVSHLSVVCLFYGTAIGVYIGSTASNSSENCKVASLMYTVVTPMLNPFIYSLRNRDIKTALWKLQKKAKLHNAFHHFLILSS; from the coding sequence ATGAGCCTCTCAGACAATCCAGAACTGCAGCCTATCCTTTTTGTACTGTTTTTATCATTCTACATGGTCACAGTGCTTGGAAATCTGCTCATTATTCTGGCTGTGAGCTCTGACTTCCATCTCCATacccccatgtatttctttctctccAACCTTTCCTGGTCTGACATTTGTTTGATCTCCACTACAGTTCCAAAGATGATTTGGGATATTAGAACTCAAAGCAGAGTCATCTCCTATGCGGGCTGCCTAACACAGATGTCCATGTTCATAATTTTTGGATGTATGGATAGCATGCTTCTGACTGTAATGGCCTATGACAGGTTTGTGGCCATTTGTCACCCCCTGAATTACAATATCATTATGAATCCTAACCTCTGTGCCCTCTTACTTTTGGCATCTGTATTGGCCAGTCTTGTGGATTCGCAGGTGCACAATTTGATTGTGCTACAATTTACATACTTCAATGACATGGAAATCTCTAACTTTTTTTGTGAGCCTTCACAACTGCTTAATCTCAAGTGTTCTGAAATGTTCACCAAAAACATAGTTATACGATTCATTGGTGtcttttttggtttattttcaaCCTCAGGAATTATTTTCTCATACTATAAAATTGTGTCTTCCATCCTGAGAATTCCATCAACAGAAGGAAAGTATAAAGCCTTTTCTACCTGTGTGTCTCACCTGTCAGTTGTGTGCTTATTTTATGGAACAGCCATTGGAGTATACATTGGTTCAACTGCATCAAACTCTTCTGAAAACTGTAAAGTTGCTTCACTGATGTACACAGTGGTCACACCTATGCTTAAtcccttcatctacagcctgaggaacaggGACATTAAAACTGCCCTATGGAAACTACAGAAAAAAGCAAAATTGCACAATGCCTTCcatcattttttaattttgagttcTTAA
- the Or7d9 gene encoding olfactory receptor Olr1186 produces MGRENHTEVSQFLLLGLSDDPKFQPILFGMFLFMYLITVLGNLLIILAVISDSHLHNPMYFFLSNLSFVDICFTTTTVPKMLVNIQTKNKNISYMQCLSQVYFFMVFAGMDNFLLTVMAFDRFVAICHPLNYTVIMNPHFCCLLVLMCWMIILSVSMFHSLLMKQLTFSMGTEIPHFFCELAQILRVTNSDVLINNIALYVATALLCVFPVTGILYSYSQIVSSLLKMSSVVSKYRAFSTCGSHLCVVCLFYGTALGVYLSSAGTHVSQGSTIASVMYTVVTPMLNPFIYSLRNKDVKGALVRFLRVYSCPWWISIKKLSKHCHYLDKCCGF; encoded by the coding sequence ATGGGAAGAGAAAATCACACAGAAGTATCACAATTTCTCCTACTGGGTCTCTCAGATGATCCTAAATTTCAGCCTATTCTCTTCGGGATGTTCTTATTTATGTATCTGATCACAGTGCTGGGGAACCTGCTCATCATCCTGGCTGTCATTTCTGATTCCCATCTCCACaaccccatgtacttcttcctctccaaCCTCTCTTTTGTAGACATCTGTTTCACTACTACCACTGTCCCAAAGATGCTGGTGAACATCCagacaaagaacaaaaatatttcataCATGCAGTGCCTCAGTCAAGTCTATTTTTTTATGGTTTTTGCAGGAATGGATAATTTCCTACTGACTGTAATGGCCTTTGACCGCTTTGTTGCCATTTGTCACCCCTTAAACTACACAGTCATCATGAACCCTCACTTCTGTTGCCTCCTTGTGCTAATGTGCTGGATGATCATTTTATCAGTCTCCATGTTTCATAGTCTATTAATGAAGCAATTAACCTTCTCCATGGGTACTGAAATCCCACATTTCTTCTGTGAATTGGCTCAAATACTCAGAGTAACAAACTCTGATGTTCTTATTAATAATATTGCATTATATGTAGCTACTGCCTtgttgtgtgtgtttcctgtcacTGGAATTCTCTACTCTTACTCGCAAATTGTCTCCTCCTTATTAAAGATGTCTTCTGTAGTTAGCAAGTACAGAGCCTTTTCCACCTGTGGGTCTCACCTCTGTGTGGTCTGTTTGTTTTATGGTACAGCACTGGGGGTTTACCTCAGTTCAGCTGGGACTCATGTTTCTCAAGGAAGCACTATAGCCTCAGTGATGTATACTGTGGTCACTCCTATGCTCAATCCattcatctacagcctgaggaacaaaGATGTGAAGGGGGCTCTAGTAAGATTCCTTAGAGTGTATTCATGTCCCTGGTGGATCAGCATCAAAAAACTAAGTAAACATTGCCATTATTTAGACAAATGCTGTGGATTTTAA